CAAGACGACCCAACCGAAACACTGATGCCTTGCTTCGAGTCTTCGCCCAATTTCTGAGCATTTCATGCCCCGCCTTGGTGGCACTCACGGCAGAACGGCTGGTATGAACATTTCCCATGGAGCGCAGCGTCATGAAGCCGTGTTCTCGTGTTCTTAGAAACGCGCCCTGTAAAATGATCTCGCCATCGTCATTTCGCCCTAGCAGAACGCAGTTCTCTTGGGCATTGCCAAATGCCCGCATCCAACGCGTCAGCCAAAAACTTGTGAGGAACACTTGACTGCCGGGTCGCGCCATAAGCGCAAGATCCCAGTCATGCGCGACGGCCTCCAACGCTTCGGGCGTTCGTATGACTTGGACCATGCTCACGCGGCAGCCTCGGTTGAAAACTGGGTCTGCAAAATCTTGGCCATCTCGTCGATCTGCGTATCATTCAAGTCTTGGTGGATCGGCAAAGCAATCACGCTGGTCTTCAACGCGGTCTCGAACGGAAATTCCTCGCGCGGGAACGTCTCATGGAAAAAAGACCAGAAAAGCTTTGTGCTCAATCCGGCTTTACCAAGCCCCTTTTGCGCGTTTGCCGCGTCGTTGACTTCAATCGGGAAGAATAACGGGCACGTGCCTTGGGGCAGCGTTGGGAACAACGGGCGCAACCCATCAACGTTTTGAATTGCGCAGAGAAGTCGCGCGTAATTGTGTCGCCGAGCAGCTTTGATCGCGGGCAAATCCAACCGCTTTGCTGTGAACTGCGCCAACCCCGACATCGACCAATTCGCCCGTCGAAGATCAAGCGACAGTATGTCCGACTCGGTTTCTTCCGCCGCTGGTGCCTCATGTTGAACCTGCGTGGCCTCACCTGAGCCCGCCGCTTTGCCACGCCCGCCTTTCAGCTTTTGTAACGGCTTGCGCACGCACATCTGAAACAAGGTCGCGATCCGTGGAGAGCTTTTCTCCAACGAGCGTTCCACTTGAAACAGAAAACGCCCGATCAGCTTTTTCACATTTGGCTTCTGAAGGTCGCCTTGTGGCGTTGCCCCAGAGTTGATCACCAAGGCGCCGCCATCGGTCAAAGGCAGCGTCTTCATATAGCTGAAAATGGCCACCTCGCCGGTTGTCCCAAGCGCTTGGCCAGATGGGTCGTCAGACAGGAAGGCGTGCGCACAATCCTCAAACAAAATCAGGTTATGGGCACGCGTTAATTCGGTGATCGCTTCGAGCGGTTGTGGGAACCCAAAGTAGTGGATCAGAAAGAAGGCTTTGATCTCAGGCTCCGCGGAAAGCAGCTCCTTACATCGATCAAGGTTGGGAGAAAGATCAGTGTTCAGAGGATAGAACCGGACCTGACACCCAGACTTCAACACTGCGTCAATCTCGGATCCGCAGGCATATGCGGGGACCAGGATGATGTCACCGCTCCCTAAGCCAAGATGTTTCAGCCCCTGATAGATTGCCACGCGGCCCGAATAGGTCTGCACCGAGGGGCGATCTGCAAACGGTAACTGGTCCATGCTATTACGCGCGACCGGGGCAAAGGACATGGATGTTGGCATCGCCGGAATCATGCCTGCACCTGCTTGCTGCGCTTTTGCTTGATTGTATCGCGCAGACCCTTAGCCGCTCTGAGTAACCGGACAGCCGTTAGACTTGCATACCCAAGCGGCGAAGCGAAATAGACGACGTCCTGAGACAGCTCGTGTTGGCGGTCGGCCCAAGTCTTCGCATGCGTGCTACCTGTCAGCAGTTCGACGTAGTCTACCCCCGCATCTAGCGCAGTTTGAATAACATGGTGCATAAGGACGATGACAGGCTGGTAGGAAGCATAGTCAGGCTCATAGGTATGCTTCATCGCATAAAGACGCGCACCAACCTGAAGGGTATACATCATAGCAATAGGCTGCCCTTTAAACTCCAAAGCATGAATTTGGCTGACAGCAGTGTCGCGCATCGTGGTTTGAAGGCCGTCGCAAAAAACCAGCAACGTGGCGGGTAGATCGCCTTCCCTTTCAGCAGCGCGCCAAGTGTGGCTATCTATTGTTGCCATCTGATCGAAGGTGTTTCGCACCCCGGGCGCCTCGTGGTGATATTCGTAAGCGCCGTCATCCGTCAGCCGCTTTTGACCACGGGTCAGGTTTTTGCGGTAGTTTCTGGATTTACTGTGCGAGTAGTCATCAATGGTGGTGTAGTCGCAAAGATCGACAAAGAACTGCTTCTTTGAAACTCTGGTCATCAGGCGAAATGGTCCAACTGCTTCGACTATCGCGGAATACAGCGCACTCGACGGATCCAGCCCTTCTAAGGAAAAGCCGGACGACAGCTTCCAATGCTTCCGCGCATCCCGCATCACTGTTTGAATCACGCGTTCCATCTGCCCTCTACGAACAACAACGCTCGCGCCGCTCAGACGGGTAGGATGTTCGTGTATCGCAACAAATCTGCCACCGAATTTTGGCTCTGTCAGCGCCCGCATCGGCATTAGGCCCAGCGGCACACCGCCGTCTTCAACCAATGCGAACACTGGCGGCTGTCCGCCCCGTGCAAAATACAATTTTTCCGAGGACCAAACGAGACCGATATGTGTCTTAAGCGGATCAGCATCCGCAGGCAGATCACCACTCAACTCTGACCAAGCCCGTTCTAGAACGGGCCTATCTACTGGGTCGAACGGCTTTAGAAACCGAGTGGTAAGAAGTCTGTCCATAAAGGACACTCCGATACTATTTAGAAACTATACGCAGACGCTTTGGATCGGTCCCTTTCAAAAACTCGGATTGCTTGGCTCGCAATTCAGGTTGGGTCAGCCAGTCTTTCCAGCCCGCGATATGGCCAAAAATTGAGCCTAAATCCCGTGCAACAAGCGCCACTGGCAACTGATATAAATATGACCATTTCCATGGTCTCAAATTCTGTTTCAGAAGTTTCTTAAAGCCAAACTTCCAGAGGTGGGCACCTGCAAGAACCAACGCCAGCAGCCAGAAAACAGGTGCAAAGAAACCGGCAATGACAAGCAGAAAGAAAACGCCATAAATCATGCCAAGCTTCTTAGTCATATTACTTAGCAGTTTCTGCTGCCCGAATCCACGCCCGTAATAATAGAGGTAGTTAAACACCCGCTCTGGCGTCGGGCGAACGTGGTGATCGACAAGCGCATCCCATGCGACAACAATCTTGTATTTCTGCGCCCAGGCTTTGCGGCCGAACAGCTTATCCTGGCCTTTGAATAGCCACTCTGGGAAACCGCCAAGTCGCGCCCAAGCATCGCGCGTCATCCCCATCGCCATGCCAACCGGTACGACAACTTCAGGCAACAACGCATCGCGTTCTTCGCGTGGAACAAGATGCAATGTATAGTCATCAAACATATGAATCACTGCAACGCAGTGCTCGAAATCGGTTGTCACATGCGGCTGAAACAGCCCGCAGACGATATCGACATCGGGATCGACAAAAAACGGGCGACTCATCTCCTCAATCCAGTTGGCGCGGAACGTGTTTCCGAAATCTGCAATCAGGATGACGTTGCCCTTGGCCACCTCGATTGCGCGATTACGACCACTCCCGCTCCACTTACCGGGATTGTCGACGACCCGAATGGAAACCTCGGGGTGAGCTTTTGCAAAAGCCTCAATCAGCTCGATCGTATTGTCAGTCGACCGGCCATCAGCGCATAAAATCTCGTCCGGAAGCATAGTGCTTTCCATCAAAGAACTTAGTGTGCTGTCCACGCTTTCAGCTTCGTTCCGCACCGGCATGACCAAGGTGATAATCGGGCGATCTTTTGAATTTTGAGCGCTGTCTTGCATGCTATTCACCGTGCTGCTGAGAAGAGTACGCCGTAGCGATCAACTGTTCCGTATCCAGGAATGCCGAGGGCTTGCTCCGCTTCGGGAAGGCCCGAGATAGAATCGTCAAAATACTCGCGGATAAAGCCAATAGAGAGACCAAGAAAAAGCCCGAGCGGGATTGAAAGTAAGATCAACAAAAGCCGCTCAAACCGAGGTTTCATTGGCTCGGCGGCGTCGTCAATCTTCCGAACGTTGTTCAGGGAGCGGTCAGCTATCTCGCTCAACTCGGCCTCGTCCAAGCGGGTCTTCAGTCGCTGGAACGTTGAGGTGTCAGCTTCGATCAACATCGTTAATTGATCTGTGCGCGCTGTGAGGGCGGTCTCCATCTCACTGCTGGCAAGCGCTTCTTGCAACTGCGTTTCCAGATCGACCATCCGTTTCTGGTTCTCGACGATGCGTGGGTGTGTCGGCTGGAAGCGATCTCTTAAATCGTCCAACTCGCGCCGAATAGCCAGGAGTTCTTGGTTCAGGTTTTCAGCAGTAAGCTCGGAGCTTCTGATGCCCGTATCGCCCGACGCAGCCGTCATTGACGTGCGGATTTCGTCCAGCTCCGCCCGTCGATCAGCAATTCGGCTTGTCACATTTGCAAGTTGGGTCGAATACAAACTGACCGCCGCTGAGCTTCTGTAAACATTGTCCCGAACAATCAGATAGGAATCGACTAGCGCATTCACGATGTCCGATGCTCGCTTGGGATCTTCGTCGAAGTAGATGATCTCCAAAACGTTCGAGTTCGGAACCGGCTTGGCCTCAACCGTCCGTTGAAGCCTGCGTATCCAGCGCTCACGCGCAGGCAGATAAGTCATCAAGCCCGACGACCCAAGCTTTTTGCGGAAGTTTTCAACGGCTTCCCCCATGGAAGAACGCGGCTTCGTCCGAACATGCGGCTTAACAATCTCTACGGCCCGTGTGATGACCTCGTCCGACAGGGCAAGGTTAGCTTCCGTATTAATAACTTCGACCATCTCCAGCCCAGGCTGAAATTCCGTACGCATGTTTGGCGCACGGTTACGTTCGACCAGAACCGAGGACTTCGCCCCATAGACCGGGGCGATCAAATAAAGGAGTGTAATCGTGAGGCCGACAACTACGGCAAAAGTGCCGAAGATCGAATATTTTCTTTTAAAAACAAACCAAAGAAAGCCAGAGGACATCTTACTAAACCACTATTCAATTGAGGCGCGCAACAAGCGCGGCAGGTATTCCTTACGACGATTCAAAATAACGCCATCGGGTTCGATCTTCGCAGCTGTGAACCTTTGATGCAGACGTTCCAACTCGGCGGTACGCATCTTTTTCCCATCCACCACCAGCAAGTTCAGATCAACATGGCGGCTCGCGAGTAGCATCGCCTCTGATCCCAGCAACCCTGTATCGATCAGCACAGCAAAATAGGTTTCGTTCACAGCGTTCCAGA
Above is a window of Litoreibacter janthinus DNA encoding:
- a CDS encoding GNAT family N-acetyltransferase; the protein is MDRLLTTRFLKPFDPVDRPVLERAWSELSGDLPADADPLKTHIGLVWSSEKLYFARGGQPPVFALVEDGGVPLGLMPMRALTEPKFGGRFVAIHEHPTRLSGASVVVRRGQMERVIQTVMRDARKHWKLSSGFSLEGLDPSSALYSAIVEAVGPFRLMTRVSKKQFFVDLCDYTTIDDYSHSKSRNYRKNLTRGQKRLTDDGAYEYHHEAPGVRNTFDQMATIDSHTWRAAEREGDLPATLLVFCDGLQTTMRDTAVSQIHALEFKGQPIAMMYTLQVGARLYAMKHTYEPDYASYQPVIVLMHHVIQTALDAGVDYVELLTGSTHAKTWADRQHELSQDVVYFASPLGYASLTAVRLLRAAKGLRDTIKQKRSKQVQA
- a CDS encoding glycosyltransferase gives rise to the protein MQDSAQNSKDRPIITLVMPVRNEAESVDSTLSSLMESTMLPDEILCADGRSTDNTIELIEAFAKAHPEVSIRVVDNPGKWSGSGRNRAIEVAKGNVILIADFGNTFRANWIEEMSRPFFVDPDVDIVCGLFQPHVTTDFEHCVAVIHMFDDYTLHLVPREERDALLPEVVVPVGMAMGMTRDAWARLGGFPEWLFKGQDKLFGRKAWAQKYKIVVAWDALVDHHVRPTPERVFNYLYYYGRGFGQQKLLSNMTKKLGMIYGVFFLLVIAGFFAPVFWLLALVLAGAHLWKFGFKKLLKQNLRPWKWSYLYQLPVALVARDLGSIFGHIAGWKDWLTQPELRAKQSEFLKGTDPKRLRIVSK
- a CDS encoding DegT/DnrJ/EryC1/StrS family aminotransferase, which produces MDQLPFADRPSVQTYSGRVAIYQGLKHLGLGSGDIILVPAYACGSEIDAVLKSGCQVRFYPLNTDLSPNLDRCKELLSAEPEIKAFFLIHYFGFPQPLEAITELTRAHNLILFEDCAHAFLSDDPSGQALGTTGEVAIFSYMKTLPLTDGGALVINSGATPQGDLQKPNVKKLIGRFLFQVERSLEKSSPRIATLFQMCVRKPLQKLKGGRGKAAGSGEATQVQHEAPAAEETESDILSLDLRRANWSMSGLAQFTAKRLDLPAIKAARRHNYARLLCAIQNVDGLRPLFPTLPQGTCPLFFPIEVNDAANAQKGLGKAGLSTKLFWSFFHETFPREEFPFETALKTSVIALPIHQDLNDTQIDEMAKILQTQFSTEAAA
- a CDS encoding GumC family protein, with translation MSSGFLWFVFKRKYSIFGTFAVVVGLTITLLYLIAPVYGAKSSVLVERNRAPNMRTEFQPGLEMVEVINTEANLALSDEVITRAVEIVKPHVRTKPRSSMGEAVENFRKKLGSSGLMTYLPARERWIRRLQRTVEAKPVPNSNVLEIIYFDEDPKRASDIVNALVDSYLIVRDNVYRSSAAVSLYSTQLANVTSRIADRRAELDEIRTSMTAASGDTGIRSSELTAENLNQELLAIRRELDDLRDRFQPTHPRIVENQKRMVDLETQLQEALASSEMETALTARTDQLTMLIEADTSTFQRLKTRLDEAELSEIADRSLNNVRKIDDAAEPMKPRFERLLLILLSIPLGLFLGLSIGFIREYFDDSISGLPEAEQALGIPGYGTVDRYGVLFSAAR